One genomic window of Haladaptatus sp. R4 includes the following:
- a CDS encoding aldehyde reductase, with protein sequence MTGSTRSETDKKTVLVTGGSGFVGSHAILQLLESGYRVRTTVRSLSRESDVRTKLRGGNVDVGDVDVGDELSFVEADLTTDEGWVDAAEGCTYVLHIASPFPSTPPEHEDDVIVPAVEGTQRVLRAARDAGVSRVVMTSSFAAVGYGHSPTDRPFTEDDWTNVNGPDVSAYVKSKTLAERGAWDFIEREGDELELAVINPVGIFGPALGPDLSSSVQIIQQLLDGDMPAVPKISFNVVDVRDVVDLHLRAMTEPEAAGERFLAVAGNPVSMPEIAQTLRTQLGESASQVPKWTLPNWFIRIAAPFVPSLQEMASQLGKTRRASNEKARRVLDWSPRASEDAYLSTAESLTQLEQS encoded by the coding sequence ATGACCGGATCAACACGATCTGAAACTGACAAAAAGACGGTTCTCGTCACCGGTGGCTCCGGATTCGTCGGTTCTCATGCTATCCTTCAACTTCTTGAGTCTGGGTATCGCGTCCGCACGACGGTCCGATCCCTCTCGCGCGAGTCCGATGTCCGCACGAAGCTCCGCGGAGGCAACGTAGACGTAGGTGACGTAGACGTAGGTGACGAACTTTCGTTCGTGGAAGCCGACCTCACGACTGATGAAGGGTGGGTCGATGCGGCCGAGGGTTGCACCTACGTTCTACATATCGCCTCGCCGTTTCCCTCAACCCCGCCAGAGCACGAGGACGATGTCATCGTTCCAGCCGTCGAGGGTACTCAGCGAGTACTTCGAGCGGCACGCGACGCCGGTGTTAGCCGGGTCGTCATGACCTCGTCCTTTGCTGCGGTTGGGTACGGACACTCGCCCACTGACCGACCTTTTACAGAGGACGATTGGACCAACGTTAACGGACCCGATGTCAGTGCATATGTCAAATCAAAGACGCTTGCAGAGCGGGGAGCATGGGACTTCATCGAGCGTGAGGGGGACGAGTTGGAACTCGCAGTCATCAACCCAGTCGGGATTTTTGGTCCTGCGCTGGGACCTGATCTCTCGTCATCGGTCCAGATCATCCAGCAGTTGCTTGATGGTGATATGCCTGCGGTCCCGAAAATTTCGTTCAATGTCGTGGACGTGCGCGACGTGGTCGATCTCCATCTCCGCGCGATGACGGAACCCGAAGCTGCGGGGGAGCGGTTCCTCGCGGTTGCGGGTAACCCAGTCTCGATGCCGGAGATCGCCCAGACGCTGAGAACCCAACTAGGTGAGTCCGCAAGCCAAGTACCGAAGTGGACCCTCCCGAACTGGTTCATCCGGATTGCTGCTCCATTCGTACCTTCTCTTCAAGAGATGGCCTCTCAACTCGGGAAAACTCGTCGGGCTAGCAACGAGAAGGCCCGACGGGTCCTCGACTGGTCGCCGCGAGCGAGCGAGGACGCCTATCTCTCAACAGCGGAGAGTTTGACGCAACTCGAACAGTCATAG
- a CDS encoding TetR/AcrR family transcriptional regulator: MRNFTEDEREAIREELLETGRELVSVYGFQKTTVSDITEPVGVAKGTFYRFFDSKSDFFLELISREHDRRFDRIEDELEDVTDATEGLERLFATWARDVEDDLFSDADTEDLMKSYDRRPDREERDAEYERFVSRLQPILDTLREQTGEEFPDLSAGQLGYLLEEIETIARFGEHAHDIDTDDGNGSVLYDLHIPSLAKGLTTD; encoded by the coding sequence ATGCGAAATTTCACCGAGGACGAGCGAGAGGCTATCAGGGAGGAACTCCTCGAAACGGGCCGGGAACTCGTCAGCGTCTACGGCTTCCAGAAGACGACGGTCAGCGACATCACGGAGCCCGTTGGCGTCGCCAAAGGGACGTTCTATCGCTTTTTCGACTCGAAGTCCGACTTCTTTCTCGAACTAATATCCCGCGAACATGACCGGCGCTTCGACCGTATCGAGGACGAACTCGAAGACGTGACCGACGCAACGGAAGGGCTAGAACGGCTCTTTGCGACGTGGGCACGCGATGTCGAGGACGACCTCTTCTCCGATGCCGACACGGAGGACCTCATGAAGTCGTACGACCGCCGACCCGACCGGGAGGAACGGGACGCCGAGTACGAGCGATTCGTCTCCCGGCTTCAACCGATCCTCGACACGCTCCGTGAACAGACGGGCGAGGAATTTCCCGACCTCTCTGCCGGGCAACTGGGCTACCTTTTAGAGGAGATCGAAACGATAGCCCGATTCGGGGAACACGCCCACGACATAGACACCGACGACGGGAATGGCTCGGTCCTCTACGACCTCCACATCCCGTCGCTCGCGAAAGGACTAACCACGGATTGA
- a CDS encoding MDR family MFS transporter: protein MPEPTGGSLDGRMVYVAFAGLGLSMLLGAVDQTIVATALPSIATDLGSLDQVFWVVTAYLITSTAVTPLYGKLSDIYGRRRLTQAAILVFLVGSVLSGLSQSMLQLALFRGLQGIGGGGLMAMAMAGIGDIFTTRERGKYMSYLQLVNGGAIMIGPLFGGFLADQFTWRWIFYINLPLGLLAFGLVQVALDVPVPGKSHRIDYGGAGLLVIAVSALVAVSSWGGSRYAWTSPTILSLTVITVVGTALFLVQERRTVEPMVSLDLFRNRSVLLITVLSVLLGGVMLGVVNYIPIFMKTVLGESGVNTGALLIPFTLGSIGSAILAGQLMSHLGRYKSLTVAGLVVTTIGCYLLSTMGTEVSLLQTAIYMFMTGTIGMTGPTLATAIQNAVSGDDIGEVSSLYSFARNLGEALGVSAFGIVFNRRVTAELRDVLPAGTSPRSISQSPKAIHQFPPQLQQQVVQALVDAFHDVFLVGALLLVAALVASLALPNHDLKEESGAERRATTSDAPAESED, encoded by the coding sequence ATGCCTGAGCCGACGGGCGGGTCGCTCGACGGTCGTATGGTGTACGTCGCGTTCGCAGGGCTCGGACTCTCGATGCTCCTCGGTGCGGTCGACCAGACCATCGTCGCCACTGCCCTCCCGTCGATCGCAACGGACCTCGGATCGCTCGACCAAGTCTTCTGGGTCGTCACCGCATATCTCATCACCTCGACGGCCGTCACGCCGCTTTACGGGAAACTCTCCGATATCTACGGGCGGCGTCGGCTCACTCAGGCGGCGATTCTAGTCTTCCTTGTCGGTTCGGTTCTCTCCGGGCTCTCCCAGTCCATGCTCCAGCTCGCTCTCTTCCGCGGCCTCCAAGGCATCGGGGGTGGCGGGCTGATGGCAATGGCGATGGCGGGCATCGGCGACATCTTCACCACCCGCGAACGCGGCAAATACATGAGCTACCTCCAGCTCGTCAACGGGGGCGCCATCATGATAGGGCCGCTCTTCGGCGGCTTCCTCGCTGACCAGTTCACCTGGCGGTGGATCTTCTACATCAACCTCCCGCTCGGCCTCCTCGCGTTCGGGCTCGTGCAGGTCGCGCTCGACGTCCCCGTTCCCGGCAAGAGCCATCGGATCGACTACGGAGGTGCCGGACTCCTCGTCATCGCCGTCTCCGCACTCGTCGCCGTCTCCTCTTGGGGCGGCAGCCGGTACGCGTGGACGTCCCCGACGATCCTCAGTCTCACGGTCATCACCGTCGTCGGCACCGCGCTGTTCCTCGTTCAAGAGCGACGCACCGTGGAACCGATGGTCTCTCTCGACCTGTTCCGTAACCGGTCGGTCCTCCTGATCACCGTGCTCTCGGTGCTCCTCGGCGGCGTCATGCTGGGCGTGGTCAACTATATCCCCATCTTCATGAAGACGGTTCTCGGGGAAAGCGGCGTGAACACGGGCGCGCTTCTCATCCCGTTCACCCTCGGTTCCATCGGGAGTGCGATTCTCGCCGGCCAGCTTATGAGCCATCTCGGACGGTATAAATCGCTCACCGTCGCTGGACTGGTTGTCACCACGATCGGTTGCTATCTTCTCTCGACGATGGGCACAGAAGTCAGCTTGCTCCAGACGGCGATTTACATGTTCATGACCGGGACGATAGGGATGACGGGACCGACGCTCGCAACCGCGATCCAGAATGCGGTGAGCGGTGACGACATCGGCGAGGTGAGTTCGCTCTACTCGTTCGCCCGGAACCTCGGTGAGGCGCTCGGTGTCTCCGCGTTCGGGATCGTCTTCAATCGTCGGGTCACTGCCGAACTGCGCGACGTTCTCCCGGCAGGCACGAGTCCACGTTCGATCTCACAGAGCCCGAAAGCGATTCACCAGTTCCCCCCACAGCTTCAGCAACAGGTCGTTCAGGCCCTCGTCGACGCGTTCCACGACGTCTTCCTCGTCGGCGCCCTCCTCCTCGTCGCCGCGCTCGTCGCGTCGCTCGCCCTCCCGAACCACGACCTGAAGGAGGAATCCGGTGCGGAGCGACGCGCGACGACCAGCGATGCTCCTGCGGAGAGTGAGGACTGA
- a CDS encoding NADH-ubiquinone oxidoreductase-F iron-sulfur binding region domain-containing protein, which yields MGTSDSSAPDAPVLRVSDGAGREDAEVVLDGARDAAETVAVVNVGPVGIEELTPLAAVTNDGTTAFHANCTPEHARTLVEALEDGTVVEEDAYAVVSHNEGETELPVPDDGPLAVGHRDVLGRCGWTDPTTADGYDGFVAEEAADAPETVLERVETLGLLGRGRGDASMDEPIAEEWTVARETDGDPVVVVNGGETNDRNGTDRLLLEADPISVLDGATAVAHAVGAEDIIVYVPESAHATSGRVRDAMEVFSETDVGEDVTIRTAAGPDAYIAAEPTMTLEALEGNDRLEARLRPPSPGEYGLYGRPTIVHTPRTFAQVRHALRSPDAFDSEDADPGTRLVTVTGDVVAPATLELPTGGSLETVRDAVSLDSEFKMACVGGQFGGVTRTLDHTPSAPALTGAHLGTDGVVELFDQSRCAVATAGTRAKFAEEENCGRCVPCREGSKQLTNLVRDVYSGDFKDDMLRELGRTMRETSICQFGKDASRPVTTAMDEFEPEFRAHAEGRCPSGACSETR from the coding sequence ATGGGAACTTCTGATTCGTCTGCACCTGATGCACCCGTTCTTCGCGTCTCGGATGGGGCGGGACGCGAGGACGCGGAGGTAGTGCTCGATGGTGCACGCGACGCGGCGGAAACGGTCGCAGTGGTGAACGTCGGTCCGGTCGGAATCGAGGAGCTAACACCGCTCGCAGCGGTTACGAACGACGGAACGACCGCCTTTCATGCGAATTGTACGCCCGAACACGCCCGCACCCTCGTCGAAGCGCTGGAGGATGGTACCGTCGTCGAGGAGGACGCATATGCCGTCGTCTCCCACAACGAAGGGGAAACGGAACTTCCGGTTCCGGACGACGGTCCCCTCGCGGTCGGTCATCGGGACGTACTCGGACGCTGTGGATGGACGGACCCGACGACAGCGGACGGCTACGACGGATTCGTCGCAGAAGAGGCGGCGGACGCTCCCGAGACAGTCCTCGAACGTGTCGAAACCCTCGGCTTGCTGGGCCGGGGACGCGGCGACGCATCGATGGACGAACCCATCGCCGAGGAGTGGACCGTCGCCCGTGAAACCGACGGTGACCCCGTCGTCGTCGTAAACGGGGGAGAGACCAACGACCGCAACGGAACCGACCGACTCCTGCTGGAAGCCGACCCGATTTCGGTCCTCGACGGAGCGACGGCCGTCGCACACGCCGTCGGCGCGGAGGACATCATCGTTTACGTTCCGGAATCGGCCCACGCCACCAGCGGGCGCGTTCGAGACGCGATGGAGGTGTTTTCCGAGACGGATGTCGGCGAGGACGTGACGATTCGAACGGCCGCCGGACCGGACGCATACATAGCGGCGGAACCGACGATGACCCTCGAAGCGCTGGAGGGCAACGACCGGCTGGAAGCCCGCCTCCGACCGCCATCGCCCGGCGAATACGGATTGTACGGGCGGCCGACCATCGTCCACACGCCGCGGACGTTCGCGCAAGTACGCCACGCACTGCGCTCGCCCGACGCCTTCGATTCGGAAGATGCGGACCCCGGAACCCGACTCGTGACGGTGACGGGTGACGTGGTTGCGCCAGCAACGCTCGAACTCCCGACCGGCGGGAGTCTGGAGACGGTTCGGGACGCGGTGAGCCTCGATAGCGAATTCAAGATGGCCTGCGTCGGCGGCCAGTTCGGCGGCGTCACGCGCACGCTCGATCACACGCCGAGCGCACCCGCACTAACTGGCGCACATCTCGGGACAGACGGCGTGGTCGAACTGTTCGACCAGTCCCGCTGTGCCGTTGCCACCGCCGGAACACGGGCGAAGTTCGCGGAGGAGGAAAACTGCGGGCGCTGTGTCCCGTGCCGTGAAGGGTCGAAACAGTTGACGAACCTCGTACGGGATGTCTATTCCGGCGATTTCAAGGACGACATGCTCCGCGAACTCGGCCGCACGATGCGAGAGACGAGTATCTGCCAGTTCGGCAAGGACGCATCGCGGCCGGTGACGACCGCGATGGACGAATTCGAACCCGAGTTCCGCGCACACGCGGAAGGCCGATGCCCGAGCGGTGCGTGTAGCGAAACGCGATAA
- a CDS encoding enoyl-CoA hydratase/isomerase family protein yields MHVSDDDGIRTITFDRPEVRNAFTPEAAGELAEILAESDPKKHDAVVLTGEGKAFSAGGDIESMAEREENVREAYERVRDTLSRVVEEVLTAPVPVVAKVNGDAVGAGMALVTAADFAYAAESARFAASFINVGLIPDMGGTFILPRLVGLRKAKELAFTGQLISAEEAAELDIVNGAVSEEQLDIRVEELTSQLADQPTHTIALGKQALHENLGKDWREALDYETMVQSQAYDMPAHMEGVTAFLEGREPDFE; encoded by the coding sequence ATGCACGTTTCCGACGACGACGGCATTCGGACGATAACCTTCGACCGCCCCGAGGTTCGAAACGCCTTCACGCCCGAGGCGGCCGGCGAACTCGCCGAAATCCTCGCCGAGAGCGACCCGAAGAAACACGACGCGGTCGTGTTGACGGGCGAAGGCAAGGCGTTCAGCGCGGGCGGCGACATCGAGTCGATGGCCGAGCGCGAGGAGAACGTCCGAGAAGCTTACGAACGCGTCCGCGACACGCTCTCGCGCGTGGTGGAAGAAGTCCTCACCGCGCCCGTTCCGGTCGTGGCGAAGGTCAACGGCGACGCGGTCGGTGCGGGGATGGCGCTCGTCACGGCGGCGGACTTCGCCTACGCCGCCGAATCCGCGCGATTCGCGGCGTCGTTCATCAACGTCGGTCTCATCCCCGACATGGGTGGGACGTTCATCCTCCCGCGACTCGTCGGTCTACGGAAGGCGAAGGAACTCGCCTTCACCGGCCAGCTAATCTCGGCCGAGGAGGCGGCCGAGTTGGACATCGTGAACGGTGCCGTCTCCGAGGAGCAACTCGACATCCGCGTCGAGGAACTGACGAGCCAACTGGCCGACCAGCCGACCCACACCATCGCGCTCGGCAAGCAGGCGCTTCACGAGAACCTGGGCAAGGACTGGCGCGAAGCGCTCGACTACGAGACGATGGTCCAATCGCAGGCCTACGACATGCCCGCCCACATGGAGGGCGTCACGGCGTTTTTGGAAGGTCGGGAACCCGACTTCGAGTGA
- a CDS encoding ring-cleaving dioxygenase gives MSESTPGLHHVSAIAGAPQENAAFYTDILGFRLVKQTVSFDDKFMYHLYYGDDSGSPGSLITFFPYQRGTEGRIGQPQPSSTAFTIPIRAAQYWYDRLDSRGVDVEESSERFGETVLKFRDQDGQPLEVVEHDTDLPPVTESIPSEYALRGLHSVTLLSASVFHTAATLEVLGFSLIDQEGDRVRYRAPGSSATIVDLLDVEASYGREGIGTVHHVAFRTGERTLSEWHDRLMDAGLEPTWIKDRRYFESVYFREPGGILFEIATDDPGFTVDEDRSNLGTSLQLPPQYEPDREMITQQLPKLTVSEARSTNDLK, from the coding sequence ATGAGCGAATCCACCCCGGGTCTTCACCACGTCTCAGCGATCGCAGGAGCCCCCCAAGAAAACGCAGCCTTTTACACCGATATCCTCGGGTTTCGGCTCGTCAAGCAAACGGTGAGCTTCGATGATAAGTTCATGTACCACCTCTACTACGGGGACGACAGTGGCTCGCCGGGGTCGCTCATCACCTTCTTCCCCTACCAACGGGGCACGGAGGGTCGAATTGGTCAGCCGCAGCCCTCTTCGACGGCATTTACGATTCCGATCCGCGCCGCGCAGTACTGGTACGACCGACTCGATAGTCGTGGCGTAGATGTCGAAGAGTCCAGCGAGCGTTTCGGCGAAACCGTACTCAAGTTCCGCGACCAAGATGGCCAGCCACTGGAGGTTGTCGAACACGACACCGACTTGCCCCCGGTGACGGAATCGATTCCCTCAGAATACGCGCTCCGTGGCCTTCACAGCGTCACGCTGCTATCGGCGAGCGTCTTCCACACTGCGGCGACGCTAGAAGTGCTGGGCTTTTCGTTAATTGACCAGGAGGGTGATCGTGTCCGGTATCGTGCACCGGGATCGTCCGCTACGATTGTCGATCTTCTAGACGTCGAAGCGTCGTACGGACGGGAAGGAATCGGAACGGTCCATCACGTCGCGTTCCGTACCGGCGAACGTACGCTCTCCGAGTGGCATGACCGACTAATGGACGCAGGGCTAGAGCCGACCTGGATCAAAGACCGCCGTTACTTCGAGTCGGTTTACTTCCGGGAACCGGGCGGTATCCTGTTCGAGATCGCAACCGACGATCCTGGGTTTACGGTTGACGAAGATCGATCGAACCTGGGGACATCGTTACAACTTCCACCGCAGTACGAGCCAGACCGGGAGATGATTACCCAACAGCTCCCCAAACTTACTGTGTCAGAGGCACGATCCACCAACGACCTCAAGTGA
- a CDS encoding alpha/beta hydrolase translates to MTGPHQDQPLVTAGAPLDVAEAALVLVHGRGATAQSIVQMADEFHQHGVAYLAPQAARNTWYPNAFTAPVEANEPGRTSGLQAIDDAVAEATAAGIPIERVMVLGFSQGACLASEYVARNPRQYGGLAVLSGGLIGDTVDQGDYEGDLEGTPVFLGCSDVDPHIPEERVHESATIFEQRDGDVTKRLYEGMGHGIDQDEIDHVSGMVASLVE, encoded by the coding sequence ATGACCGGCCCACATCAAGATCAGCCCCTCGTGACCGCGGGCGCACCCCTCGATGTCGCTGAGGCTGCTCTCGTACTCGTCCACGGACGAGGAGCGACCGCCCAGAGTATCGTCCAGATGGCCGATGAATTCCACCAGCATGGGGTCGCGTATCTCGCGCCCCAGGCGGCCCGCAACACGTGGTACCCGAACGCGTTCACCGCGCCCGTCGAAGCGAACGAACCCGGTCGCACGTCGGGATTACAGGCCATCGACGACGCCGTGGCCGAGGCCACTGCCGCAGGTATTCCGATCGAGCGGGTCATGGTGCTGGGATTCTCCCAGGGTGCATGTCTGGCCAGCGAGTACGTCGCGCGAAATCCCCGGCAATACGGTGGGCTTGCAGTATTGAGCGGCGGCCTCATCGGTGACACCGTCGATCAAGGCGACTACGAGGGTGACCTCGAAGGAACTCCCGTGTTCCTCGGTTGCAGCGACGTCGACCCGCACATTCCCGAAGAGCGGGTTCACGAGTCGGCGACAATCTTCGAGCAGCGGGACGGTGACGTAACCAAGCGCCTCTACGAAGGGATGGGGCACGGCATCGACCAAGACGAGATCGACCATGTCTCGGGGATGGTCGCCAGCCTCGTGGAGTAA
- a CDS encoding ring-cleaving dioxygenase, translating into MVNTTGIHHVTSIASDPQQNVDFYTEVLGLRLVKKTVNFDDKYTYHLYYGDEVGTPGTILTFFPFENGHPGSVGRGQASSTAFVIPKGSVEYWIDRLESHDIEVDSTRTRFDETVVPFRDHDGQPLELVTDTTDIEPWADGPVPAEHAIRGFHSVTLESLSPGQTGQILDILGYELVEKTGDRTRYSAPGDNAVIVDVRDRSDAPQGRQGVGTVHHVAFRAPDEETQLEWREQLNDSGLRVTPQKDRQYFKSIYFREPGGVLFEIATDGPGFARDESEAELGTELKLPPWLENERERLEERLSEISVSGAVVN; encoded by the coding sequence ATGGTCAACACAACTGGAATCCACCACGTGACGTCCATCGCAAGCGACCCCCAGCAGAACGTGGACTTCTATACCGAGGTCCTCGGACTGCGTCTCGTCAAGAAGACTGTCAACTTCGACGATAAGTACACCTACCACCTCTACTACGGGGACGAGGTGGGAACCCCCGGAACGATTCTAACGTTCTTCCCCTTCGAGAACGGTCATCCCGGCAGCGTCGGCCGTGGCCAAGCGAGTTCGACTGCATTCGTCATTCCCAAGGGATCGGTCGAGTACTGGATAGACCGTCTAGAGTCCCATGACATCGAGGTCGACTCAACTCGAACTAGATTCGACGAAACCGTCGTCCCGTTCCGGGATCACGACGGTCAGCCGCTCGAACTCGTGACGGACACGACCGACATCGAACCGTGGGCAGACGGTCCGGTTCCTGCGGAACACGCGATTCGCGGGTTCCACAGCGTTACGCTTGAGTCGCTCAGCCCCGGGCAAACGGGACAGATCCTCGACATCCTGGGATACGAACTAGTCGAGAAGACCGGTGATCGGACGCGGTATAGCGCGCCCGGTGATAATGCGGTGATCGTTGACGTTCGTGACCGCTCGGACGCACCGCAGGGACGACAGGGCGTCGGCACCGTCCACCACGTGGCGTTCCGTGCGCCCGATGAGGAGACGCAACTAGAGTGGCGCGAGCAGCTTAACGACAGCGGACTCCGAGTCACGCCACAGAAGGATCGGCAGTACTTCAAATCGATCTACTTCCGGGAACCCGGGGGCGTCCTCTTCGAGATCGCCACCGACGGGCCGGGATTCGCCCGTGACGAATCCGAGGCGGAGCTCGGAACGGAATTAAAACTGCCGCCGTGGCTAGAGAACGAACGCGAACGGCTCGAAGAGCGACTCTCTGAGATAAGTGTCTCCGGCGCGGTAGTAAACTAA
- a CDS encoding DoxX family protein: MVATGIESVLLSVARLLFGGVIAFMGLNHFLQLDQMTGYAEFKGLPAPKLSVVASGAVLVLGGLGIIVGVFPLVSALAVAGFLIVSALMMHDFWAVDEDQQQDEMTSFLKNVVMAGGALAIGALATQSWAVGLGIGL; encoded by the coding sequence ATGGTGGCTACCGGAATCGAAAGCGTCCTGCTCTCGGTCGCACGCCTCCTCTTCGGTGGAGTGATCGCGTTCATGGGATTGAACCACTTCCTTCAACTCGATCAGATGACCGGCTACGCCGAGTTCAAGGGCCTCCCAGCGCCGAAACTGTCGGTTGTGGCGTCAGGGGCAGTGCTCGTTCTGGGTGGACTCGGCATCATCGTAGGTGTGTTCCCATTAGTGAGCGCGCTCGCAGTCGCTGGCTTCCTCATCGTCTCCGCGCTCATGATGCACGACTTCTGGGCCGTTGACGAGGACCAGCAGCAGGACGAGATGACGTCCTTCCTGAAGAACGTCGTCATGGCAGGCGGTGCGCTCGCCATCGGCGCGCTGGCTACCCAGAGTTGGGCAGTCGGCCTCGGTATCGGCCTGTAA
- a CDS encoding helix-turn-helix domain-containing protein, whose protein sequence is MSSTDPQTENTHEDGNPNACSVVEAVNEIGSEWRLLVLHDLVDADEKRFNELKRSTDASSRTLSRVLDDLEEAGLIERRVEDKPIATYYSLTESGASLCPVFNELETWADEYL, encoded by the coding sequence ATGTCATCGACAGATCCACAGACTGAGAATACGCACGAAGACGGGAACCCGAACGCGTGTTCGGTCGTCGAAGCCGTGAACGAGATCGGGTCCGAGTGGCGACTGCTCGTCCTCCACGATCTCGTCGATGCAGACGAGAAGCGTTTCAACGAACTCAAGCGATCGACGGATGCTAGTTCTCGAACGCTCTCGCGCGTCCTCGACGATCTCGAAGAGGCAGGACTCATCGAGCGACGCGTCGAGGACAAACCGATCGCCACCTACTACTCGCTTACCGAAAGCGGAGCGTCACTGTGTCCCGTGTTCAACGAACTCGAAACCTGGGCGGACGAGTATCTGTAG
- a CDS encoding 3-keto-5-aminohexanoate cleavage protein: MSYQDYLAGDPLIITAALTGGVHGKEANPNLPETPEEIGRAAAAVEEAGGAVVHLHARRPNGERSFATERFQEIDDAVRRHANDLIIQHSTGGTGAPDEDRHLPLRTDPPPEMASLDMGPLNRYDHLTSENTRSMVDALHEEMRDRGIKPEMEVFNDGHINEVHGLLERRELACPVYATLIFGGGTLTRPRPRNLLNSISNLPDGVLFNTLAFGRHQLPFTSMGLVLGGHVRVGLEDNVYYRKGELATSNAQLVERVVRIANELGREVATPDQARDILNLMS, from the coding sequence GTGAGTTACCAGGACTACCTCGCTGGCGATCCGCTGATTATCACGGCGGCACTGACGGGCGGCGTCCACGGAAAGGAAGCGAATCCGAATCTCCCAGAAACTCCCGAAGAGATTGGCCGGGCTGCCGCTGCAGTAGAGGAAGCCGGGGGCGCCGTAGTGCACCTCCACGCACGCCGACCCAACGGTGAACGCAGCTTCGCCACTGAACGGTTCCAGGAGATCGATGACGCCGTGCGCCGTCACGCCAATGATCTGATTATCCAGCACTCGACAGGAGGGACGGGCGCGCCTGATGAAGATCGACACCTCCCCCTGCGCACCGATCCGCCGCCGGAGATGGCGTCATTGGACATGGGCCCACTCAACCGGTACGACCACTTGACCAGCGAGAACACGCGTAGCATGGTTGATGCACTGCATGAGGAGATGCGTGACCGCGGGATCAAACCGGAGATGGAAGTGTTCAATGACGGCCATATCAACGAGGTTCACGGCCTACTAGAGCGGCGCGAACTCGCCTGCCCGGTGTACGCCACCCTCATTTTTGGCGGCGGTACACTTACGCGACCTCGGCCGCGTAACCTTCTGAACTCCATCTCCAATCTCCCGGACGGCGTACTCTTCAACACGCTCGCATTTGGACGGCATCAACTACCGTTCACGTCGATGGGACTCGTGCTTGGTGGACACGTCCGTGTCGGCCTAGAGGACAACGTCTACTATCGCAAGGGGGAGCTTGCGACGAGCAACGCGCAACTGGTCGAACGAGTCGTTCGTATCGCAAACGAACTCGGACGGGAGGTTGCGACTCCTGACCAAGCACGTGACATCCTCAACCTCATGTCCTGA